A stretch of DNA from Mesomycoplasma lagogenitalium:
AGAATTGAATTACTATTAAAATTAGGATCTTTTCAACCGTTTATAATATAACTTTTTAGTTCTGGAACATTTAAAAAAGCTACAGTATTTTTCCTTTTTTTAGCAATATGTACAGCAATTGCCTTTAAAAAAGTACTTTTTCCAATTCCGGCGTCTCCATATAAATATATTCCTTGATTTTTTAATTTGTTAAAATTTATTAAAATTTCTTGAAATCTTGAATTTAAATTCTTATCTTTTTGATCATTTTCTTTTACTAATTTTTGCAAATCTAACTCAGTATCTAAATTTGTTATTTCGGTTAATCAAAATTTTTCTTTATATAAATTTTTCTTTCTTTCTTTTGAAGGAACATAAATCTTTTGCAACTTATTATCAATTTTTTTAATAGTGATTAAATAATCTTGACTTTCATCTAACATTTGAATAAATAAACTAATATTGTTATAAAGTTCCTGAAAACTGATATTTTCAGTTTTTATAACTTCCTTAATTCTCTCATTTTGCACTAGTGCTTCAATAATTTTTTGCTTTTCTTTTTCAATATCTAAATTAAGTTCATTAGAAATTATATTTTCGTATTTACTCATCTTTTTCATCCTGAACAATAATACTTAAAATGTCATCTAATTTCATTGATGCAGTATTATTTAAAGAACTATCATAAGTATATGAAAAATCTTCAAAAAATGGTTGCTCAACATCATTTGAACTTTTGCTTTTGAAAATATCGGTTTGTTTATTTTTAAAATCCAAGGCTTCAGATAACTCTGCTTTTATATAATTTGCTTCAAAAATTTCTTTTTTAATTAAGTCCTTAGCAATTGTTTCAAAATAAGAAATATTTAATTTATCGTTAACTTTAAAGCAAAAATCAATAATTTCATTAATTGCTTTTTGATTAAAATGAGTTAAATATTTATTAATTTTTTTAACTGTTGAAGGTTTTGCAACTCTTTTAGTTAAAAATTCAATGTATTTTTCGGTATTTCGATCATCTTTTTCAGAATTTGTTTTTTTAGTTTCATGTTTAGTTTCTAAATTATTTTCAAAAATAATTTTTGATTTTGACTCTAAATTAATCGGAAATACTTCGTAAAATTTTGCACTAACATCTTCATATTCATCTTTACTAATTGATTTAGGTTGAAATTTAGCGATTAGTTTTTCTAAATTTTCTACACCAATTTTATCTTCAATTTTGGACATTAAAAGTCTATTTTGTAAAATTAAATCAATTTCTAATGGTTTTTTAACTAAAATTAAATATTCATTATAATATTCACTAAAAAAGGTTCTAATTAAACCGACTGCTTCTAAAAATTTTTTCGATTTATTAAATCTCTCTTCTTTAATATTAATTTGAGAAAATAATTCATTTTTAGTTATAGTTGTTTGATAATCAAAATTATTATCTTTAACTTTACTATTTAAATGGGAAAATAAAATAACCGCACTTGTTCCTATTAATGGTAGATAAAAAGAATTGATGATTTCCATATCATAATCAGTAATTCTCTTCTCAACTTCAATTTTAAAATTCTCGTTCATTTTATTTTCCTCCAAATCTTGTAAAAATATTTTAATACACTTAATTTAGAGACTTAAAAAAATTTATAAAAAAATCTTCTTTTTCTATATCTTCCCACAAGATATCCACAACTTTTTTCTTGATTTTTCCGACATTTAATGAGTTATTTAGATTAGAATTTTTTTTCAAAACACCCTTTTTTTCAATATTTTCTTGGCGTTTTTTTTCACTTGTTTTAATATTAAAAATATGGCTAAAAAAAC
This window harbors:
- a CDS encoding DnaD domain protein; the protein is MNENFKIEVEKRITDYDMEIINSFYLPLIGTSAVILFSHLNSKVKDNNFDYQTTITKNELFSQINIKEERFNKSKKFLEAVGLIRTFFSEYYNEYLILVKKPLEIDLILQNRLLMSKIEDKIGVENLEKLIAKFQPKSISKDEYEDVSAKFYEVFPINLESKSKIIFENNLETKHETKKTNSEKDDRNTEKYIEFLTKRVAKPSTVKKINKYLTHFNQKAINEIIDFCFKVNDKLNISYFETIAKDLIKKEIFEANYIKAELSEALDFKNKQTDIFKSKSSNDVEQPFFEDFSYTYDSSLNNTASMKLDDILSIIVQDEKDE
- a CDS encoding DnaA ATPase domain-containing protein; amino-acid sequence: MSKYENIISNELNLDIEKEKQKIIEALVQNERIKEVIKTENISFQELYNNISLFIQMLDESQDYLITIKKIDNKLQKIYVPSKERKKNLYKEKFWLTEITNLDTELDLQKLVKENDQKDKNLNSRFQEILINFNKLKNQGIYLYGDAGIGKSTFLKAIAVHIAKKRKNTVAFLNVPELKSYIINGWKDPNFNSNSILKAMKEVDVLFLDDLGAEKISSWFRDSFLFLVLDHRMNFKKITYFSSNFSLKKLLEIEAKDSKTDEIDRDKSKRLIERIGTLSKSFLIKGENLRKTDIN